In the genome of Nocardia sp. NBC_00416, one region contains:
- a CDS encoding TetR/AcrR family transcriptional regulator: protein MSDKYDANRDRVLRVAAELFAKSGYHGTGIADLGTAVGLGRGALYHYIGSKEAILYEISCRRLTQLNSIADESALTEADPEIRLRGLARALMRDIAGHRAEWTVFFREHHALTGERRDRVIAERERFESHWRHALEQGVRDGRFRALPRLMAKGLLGMFNYSYVWMNPGDRETPDEIADAFLDTVITGMRSGEHA from the coding sequence ATGAGCGACAAATACGACGCGAACCGGGATCGAGTCCTGCGGGTGGCCGCCGAGTTGTTCGCGAAGTCCGGCTACCACGGCACCGGCATCGCCGACCTGGGGACCGCGGTGGGCCTGGGCCGCGGTGCGCTGTACCACTACATCGGCAGCAAGGAGGCGATCCTCTACGAGATCAGCTGCCGCCGCCTCACCCAGCTGAACTCGATCGCGGACGAATCGGCGCTCACCGAAGCCGATCCCGAAATCCGGCTGCGCGGACTCGCGCGGGCGCTGATGCGCGATATCGCCGGGCACCGCGCCGAATGGACAGTCTTCTTCCGCGAACACCACGCGCTGACCGGCGAGCGGCGCGACCGGGTGATCGCCGAACGCGAACGCTTCGAATCCCATTGGCGACACGCCTTGGAGCAGGGCGTCCGCGACGGCCGATTCCGAGCGCTGCCCCGGCTGATGGCCAAAGGGCTGCTCGGTATGTTCAATTACAGCTATGTGTGGATGAATCCCGGGGACAGGGAAACGCCCGACGAGATCGCCGACGC